ATGCTTTCATAGCCTTCTACCTTATTATCATTAGCAAAATTACCCATTAACATTGCTGTAAAACTATTAATATTATCTTCTATTTCTATGGCTTTTTTGATGCGGTGATTTATTTCTTCTTCTGTTAATTTTGTTTTGTTAATTTCTTGTTGTAAAATTTCAATTTCTTTTAAAGCATCTTGATATTTGAATTCTGCTTCTTGTTTTAATTTTTCTATTTCTTGTTTTTTTTGAGATTCTAGGAGTGCGATAGCATCTTGTTTTTGTTTCAAAATTTGCTGATATTTAGATTCTGTTTTTTGCTGTAAAATTCCTATGGCTTCTTTTTCTTTTACTTCAGCTTCCGCTAGTTTTTTAACTCTCTCCGCTTCTTGTTTTAGTTCATTTAATTGCTTTTCTATTTCGAGGGTAGGATTCGGTGGAATAATAAATTCTTGGAAATGAAAATGATCATCATAAAATGAGCGGTAATACCAAATACTTAATTCCCATGCGTATTTAATATGAGCTAAAGCTGTTTTATAATCAGGCTGATCATAGTTAATGTGAGTAGCATTATTTCCCTCTATTCTAATATAGAAATACCGACTTTTAATGCAACTTGTTTAGCTAATAACTCTCCAAACTGTCTAAGTTTTACTAAACAAGTATTGGTATCAAGATGTAAACAGTATTCAGCTAGAGAAGCTAAATGAGTTAATTGTTTATTCTCTGACTGTAGAAAGCTAAAATTAGAGGAGACAGGTATCATGAAAGGGTATAATCTGATTTTTCTGTTGGTTATCACATCATAGTAAATCCTGACAAGAACGAAACGAATTTCGATTTATCTTAATTTTTTTTTAACTTTCGTAATTATAATTTGTATTATGGTGAAAAGATAAAAACGTTAATCTCAAAATATCTAATACAGTTCTCAACTTTTCAAGTAATTGATCATTATCGATGGTTACTTCAAACCCAGCGCCCTCCACCGTTTACCATGCTTTGGGTTGAAATTCATCACCATTAAAAATAGCAACACTTTCGCCACTTTGACCTAAGACAAATATACCTTGACGATAAGCATATTTATCAGCGCCCTCCTCCATTTCTATTCCTGCTACTGCACCATATAAATTTTTCTGACTATATTCTGGAAAAAACCGTTTAAATCTCTGTAAATCTTTGATTAAATCTTTCACATCATTAACACCTAAACTACTTTTGACTTCCACCACTAAAACATGATTTTCGTTAGTCACTAACACATCAATTTCGAGAATGTCACCATCAAGACGTTTTTTTACCCGTTGACTAACTTGATGCACAGGAATACCACGACTAAGGAATAAAGTTTCGCAGGAGGGCGCTACCATATTTTCCACAAAGCGCCCCCATTTACCCCCCAGATTACCAATTTCTTTACTTAATCGGGTTATTTGACGGTCTGTTTCTTGAAAACGGCGATCTGTTTCTAAAGATTGCTCTTTAAGAATATCCTTTGTTTCTTGAAAACGGCGATCTGTTTCTTGAAAACGTTGCTCTGTTTCTTTTTGAGCTTCTGTTAATTCTGCTAATAGTCTCCAAACATCATCGGCGGTAGTTGTCATAAATATTCACATTACTAATCTTGTACTAACTGATACTATTTTATCTTATTTTTTGATCTATTTTTATGACCAGCGCCCTCCACCCCATGCCAAAATCTCTTACTTCCCTCTCCTGCGGGAGAGGGGTTGGGGGTGAGGGCAAATCTTTGTTTGTGGGGTTTCGTGCCTCCACCCAAGCGACTATAATTATTAATTGTTAATTTAATCCATAGGTTATGTTAAAAATCGAACTACCCCAAATTCCGTCTCAGGCTTGGCAGTGTGAAATAGGTAAAACTTGGGATAATCCCTACACTGTACGTTATTCCAGTAACCTTGATGATGGTCCTAATCACGGAATGCCGTTAGGGGGGATGGGCGCTGGATGTATTGGTAGAAGTCCATCGGGCGATTTTAACCTATGGCACATTGATGGCGGAAATCATACCTTTCAAAGTCTCCCAGCTTGTCAGTTTGCGGTGTTTGAGCAACCAGAAGGGGGAGAAGCCCAAGTTTATGCCCTGAATACTAATGCCCCTGAAGATGGCAGTTTATCCCGTTGGTCATGGTATCCTCAAGGTAAGGGAAGTTATCATGCTTTATACCCTCGCAGTTGGTTTCAATATGAGGGAATATTTCAATCTCAGTTGATATGTGAGCAATTTTCCCCTGTTTGGGCTGGAAGTTACCAAGAATCAAGTTATCCCGTAGCAGTATTTGAGTGGAGTATCCACAACCCCACCGATAAACCCATCACCATGAGTATTTTATTATCGTGGCAAAATAGCGTCGGTTGGTTTACTAATGCCATAAAATCCCTTGACGTGAAAGTTAGAGATGACGGTAGCCCCGTGTATGAATATCAACCGCGCTGGGGAGATAGTACAGGTAATCTTAACCAATTAATCCAAGATTCCTTCCGTGTAGGTTGCTTATTTGACCGCATTCGCATGGGTGATGAACCAAAGGAAGGGGAAGGACAATGGGCATTTGCCACCACTACAAATCCTACGTTAGAAGTATTTTATCATACCCGTTGGAACCCCAAGGGGGATGGAAGCGAAATTTGGGATCGCTTTGCTTATAATGGCTCATTACCAGATTACCAAGACGAGACACCGGCTGAACCTACGGAACAAATTGCCGGGGCAATAGCGATCAGATTTACTATTAGACCGGGTAAAACTAAAAAAATTCCTTTCATTTTAAGTTGGGATTTTCCCGTGACAGAATTTGCTCAAGGAATTAACTATTTTCGCCGTTATACGGACTTTTTCGGGCGCAACGGGCGTAATGTGTGGGCAATGATTCGCACGGGTTTAAAACACCATGATATGTGGCAAAATAAGATCAAATTGTGGCAAGAACCGATTTTAAATAGTTCTCGTTACCCTGAATGGCTGAAAATGGCTTTATTTAATGAATTATACCTATTAACTCAGGGGGGAACTTTATGGACGGCTGCCACGGAAACTGATCCCGTTGGTCAGTTTGGTATCCTTGAGTGTATTGATTATCGTTGGTATGAAAGTTTAGATGTACGTCTTTATGGTTCATTTGCACTATTGCAACTGTTTCCCCGTTTAGAAAAAGCCGTGATGGAAGCCTTTTCTCGTGCTATTCCCACGGCAGATGATACTCCGCGCGTAATTGGTTATAACGGGGCAAGTGCCATCAGAAAGGCGAAGGGCGCTACTCCCCACGATTTGGGCGCACCTAATGAGCATCCTTGGGTTAAAAGTAATTATACCAGTTATCAGGATTGTAATTTGTGGAAGGATTTAGGCTCAGATTTTGTCCTTTTGGTATATCGAAACTATCTCTTGACGGGTAAAAATGATCAAGATTTCCTCTGGGAATGTTGGGATAGTGTGGTGGAAACTTTGCACTATTTAAAAGGTTTTGATTTGGATAATGACGGTATTCCTGAAAATGGGGGCGCGCCTGATCAAACTTTTGATGATTGGCGTTTACAAGGCATCAGCGCCTATTGTGGTGGTTTATGGATTACGGCGTTAGAAAGCGCCCTCCGCATCGGTAATATATTGTTGGCTAATCCCCCTGTTAATCCTAATTTAGAGCGTGAAAATGCGCAGGAAGAAATAACAGCGTCTTTGGTTTTATTCGAGGATTGGTTGCAACGGGGGAGGGCGCTGTATCATGATACCTTGTGGAATGGTCAATATTATCGCCTTGACACGGGAAGCGGTTCGGATGTGGTGATGGCTGATCAACTTTCGGGGCAATATTACGCGCAATTATTGGGTTTACCTGATGTGGTTGAGTCTCAATACGTCAAAACAACTTTACAAACTATTTATCAATCCTGTTACCTAAATTTTCACGGCGGTAAATTCGGCATCGCTAACGGTGTTAAGCCAGATGGTAGCGCGGAGAAAGAAAATGATACTCACCCCTTGGAAGTGTGGACTGGCATTAATTTTGGTATCGTTGCTTTTATGATTCTTAATGGTATGAAAGAGGAAGGTTTACAAGTTGCTGAAACGGTGGTTAATCAAATTTATGATAATGGTTTACAATTCCGCACTCCCGAAGCTATCACGGCGGTTAATACTTTCCGCGCTAGTCATTATTTGAGGGCGCTGGGCATTTGGGCGATTTATCATGCTTTGAATAAGTGATCCCCCCTAACCCCCCTTCAAAAGGGGGGAAAGCCCTCACCCCCAACCCCTCTCCCACAGGAGAAGATACCCTCACCCCCAACCCCTCTCCCACAGGAGAGGGGAGTAAGAAAGCAAAGAGTAAGAGAAAGGGTGGAGGGCGCTGGATGAAGCAAAAACCTTAATTATAAATACTCCGATAAATTAGCTTGTTTTAATAAATATCTCAATAGTCCAATTTTTAGGTCTTTATTGCCATGAATTGGTACAGAAATTTTAACTTTGACATCCGTTTTGCTGTAAATATGATGGCTTCCTTGTATCCGAATTAATTTCCAGCCATTTTTTTCTAATAATTGGGCTAATTTTTTGCCTGTCATTGATTTCATACAGCAATTTCCCACACTGTTGAATTATCTTCTAATGTTAAAGATTCTGTATCGACTAATAAATATCCTTCAATGGCTTCATAAAGATTTTGTAATAATTCTTCAAAAGAATCTCCTTGAGTGGCACAACCGGGTAATGATGGCACTTCCGCCCAATATCCACCTTCTTCTGCTGAATGTATAATTACTTTTATTTTCATAAAATTTAATTAATTTTAAGTGTGATTTTACATATCATAGCAAAAGATTTGAGAACTTATCTGAAAAATTGCTAAAATAAATACTTGGCATTTTATATTCTAAAATAAAGATTTTGCAATCAATATGAATGAGATTATTTTAAAAGAAATTAAGCCGAGTTTACTATCAAAATTAACTAATTTAGCAACTTTACATAGTCGTACATTAGAGGAAGAAATTACGGCAATTTTAGAGGATGCCACCGCAAATAAAACTTGGTCTGCTAATTTTTTTGAGCTTACTTCTGGTTGTTGGCAAGGTGAATCTTTAGTCAGGGAAACACAACCAGCATATCAAGAAAGAGAGGATTTATTGTGAGTTATTTGTTAGATACTAATACTTGCATTCGTTATTTTAATTCTGCTAATCATAATGTTTCTGAGTTTTGTCGTGTAGATAATTTACAGTATGAGGATTGGGAAATAGAAAATTAATTAATGATCTTTTTTTCTTGTCAGCAGATATGATAAAACGAGGTCACAATTTCAAAATAATGAGGTCAAAAATGGTCAAAAACATTACCCCCCCCTACAAAAATAAGGGTTTCAGGGCTTTTAATTTTTTAGCAACTCTCGGCATCGCTTCTCTAGGATTATTAATGTCTCAAACTTCGGCGGAGGGCGCTGGTTTAAGTTTTAATTGGTCATTTGTGATTGGTAATGGTTCTACTGGGCAAGTTGGAGAAACTGTCAGTGGCACGATTTCTGGTTTACAAAACGGCAGTAATGATGGTAATGGTTTAGCTATCGTTGTCACTGATACCCCTACAGATGAGTTCGAGGGATTAAGTGATTGGAGTTTTCTTCGCACAGGGGGAGGTGAAGATGCTTTCATTGTCACAGATGGGGAAGTGACTCTTGCTAATGCCCTCTTCTTGAGTTCAGGTCCTAGTTTATTCTTTGGTGGCTTTGTGGACTTTACCTTTATTCCACAGTTAGTTGACTTGGATAGCGATCCCAACTGGTTCAACGTCGATGGAGGAAAAACCCAATTTACCCCTCTCAATAGTGTTACCACTCCTGAACCTAGTATGATGGTGGCAACTGTGATCGTAATGGGCGCTACTCTTATTTTCAAGAAGAAGAAATAAGCCCTCACCCCCAACCCCTTTCCCATAGGAGAGGGGAGTAAGAAAGCAAAGAGTAAGAGAAAGAGAAAGGATTGCCAATAGGTAAGTCGTATCCAACCCAAAAATTGGTAAAATTGAACTGTTGAAATACGACAGCGATAAGGATTATGGCAATAACAGCAGATGATGTGTGGGCAATTTTAGCTGAAGTAACGATCAAACAACAAGAATTAACAGAATCACAACCAAAAACCGAGTTATCTCAACAAAAAACTGATTTACAAATTAGTAGGTTAAGTAAAGAAATTGGAGCATTAGGAGGGCGCTGGATTTAGATGAAAACTTCGATTATAAATACTCCGATAAATTGGCTTGTTTTAATAAATATGTCAATAGTCCAATTTTTACCTCAGTTCGATGCAAGAATGTTTGATAAGCGCAGGTTTCAGGTATTGGAAAGGGTGTAATTTTCAGACAATCAGATAATTCTTCACAGTTTTGAGGTTTTGAAGTAAATTGAGCAGGAGACAAACAGTTAAATATTGAGGTAAATTAAATTGATTTTTTAAATGTTGTTGATAAATATTAGGGAGTAGAAACATTTTTTTGACATCAAGAATATTTTGGTGCAACAGATTCTATTTTCTCAGAAGTATTACCTTTACACTCTTTTATTTTCCATCTTTTCAGCTACTTTGTCGCCCCCACAGCAATTTATATTCATTGAAAACCTAAATTTTTTATTATCAAGAAATGGGAAAATTTGAGGCTAGATAATAAGCTAACTTTGGTGGCACCGCATTGCCAATTTGAATATAGGCTGAACCATTAGAACCATAAAAAACAAAATCATCATCAAAAGTTTGTATTCTGGCACATTCTCTTACTGTCAGTCTTCTATGTAAGTCAGGATGGGGATGTATTACAGCACCACCTGTGCCTCCGCCTCTACCTAAAATAGTAGGCGAAGGTTTATTCCAATCTAACTGTCTATTTCCTAAATAATTATTAACTTTAACTTTATGTTGTGAACCTTGATGATTATTAATTTTGTGGCAATATTCTCTCGGCAAATCAAAAATAGCATCTCGTATTGTTTTATATTCATCTTTTTTATAAATAATTTTTGGAAATTGATAAGTAAAATTAATATCTTGTCTAACCCCAATAATAATTACTCTTTTTCTTAATTGAGGTACACCATAATCAGCAGAATTTACAATTTTCCAATTAACTTTATATCCAGCTAATTGAAAATCATTTAAAATCATTTTAAAAACTTTTCCAGTTTTATTCTTTTTATCTTCTACTGTTTCATAGCCACCTAAATTAGTAATTCCTGTAACATTTTCTGCTAAAAAAAACTTAGGTTGTTTGTCTGTTATTACTCGTAATAATTCTAAATATAATTTATTCCTTGTATCTTCTTCTTTTCGATAAGGATTTGCCACAGAAAAACCTTGACAAGGAAAGCCTCCTATGATAATGTCACTATTAGGAATTTTTTTTGAATCAATATTTTCTATAGAATCTAAAACTAATTTTGTTTTTGTAATATCAAAATTTTTTTTATAAGTTTCAATAGCATTTTTATCTATATCATTTGCCCAAATAATATCATGTCCTGCTCTTTCAAATCCTAAATCTAATCCTCCACAACCACAAAATAAAGAAACTACTTTCATTAACTTATTCCCTCCCTATTTTGCTCAATAGTATTTATAATTTTATCTAACTCTTCAAAGATTAATTGCTTGTAATTATCTTGAGGGTCATTGATATATTTTACTAATAAAGATGATATTTTTTCTTCAAAATTAGAAAAATCCTTCAAAATTGAATCTTGTAAAAAACGAAAATCTAATTTTATATGCTTAGATATATTTAAAATTTTACTTCGGTCAACTCTTAAAGAATTTCCCTCCCACCTATTAACTACCATTAAAAATTTATCAATATCGATAATAATTTCTTTTAACAAGTTAATAAATTTTCTTCTAGGTAAAAAATACAAATCCATAATTTCATCATCTTTTATGGCAATTAGAAAATCTGCTGAAAATATATGTTCAGCCATATCAATAAATCTTTCTTGAAACTTTTTAAGTTTATTATTATGCTCTAATAGTTTTAATAAATTTTTTAATAAATTACGGGAACCTAAACCTACTGTTAATGTTTCATTATTAATTTTTACTTCTTTCCCTTTTCTTTCATTTAAGTAATCCTCAACATCTAGTAAATAAAACAAAGCTGTTTTTTCAAAAGAACCTAAGTTTATCTCTTTATTTGTTTTAATTAAAGTTTTAATAGAAAGTTGATAATTATTTGCAAAAATTAAATCTCCTTTCTCACGGCGATTAGATAGTACAAAATTAGTGATAAAATGATTTTCTATAAAAATATCTTGGTTATCAATTTGCTTATTAACTCTTTTAGTTTCATCACTAATAATACCATTAAATATTATAGATAAATAATCTTCTAAATCTCTGGCTGATGTCTTTCTTTTTGCCATGTCTTTCGCTGAAATATTTTTCCATAAATAGTTAAGCAAGTAAGCACTATTAAACTTTTGTCTTGATTCTATTAAGTACATAAAAAAATCTTCAAAATCTGTAATAGATGTATTTTCAGATTTTAATAATTGTTTTTCTACCAAAAATTCTTTAATAATTTTAATAATTGAATGTTGAGCAATCATAAATAAATAGATTTAGGTTGAATAAAAATTACAATAAATGTTTTAAATACTTAGCCAAATAAGATGTTTGGGATTTAGCGATTGTTTCAGGAGTACCAAAAGCAACAATTTCACCCCCATTATTACCCCCTTCTGGACCTAAATCAATGATCCAATCAGCGCCCTTCACCACATCCAAATTATGCTCAATTATCACCATAGAATTACCTTTATCAGTCAACTTTTGTAAGACATTTAATAAGTGGTGAACATCATAAAAAGATAAACCTGTGGTAGGCTCATCAATAAGATAAATGGTTTTACCTGTCGCGCGCTTCGATAACTCAGAAGCCAACTTCACCCGTTGCGCTTCCCCCCCAGAAAGAGTTGGCGCACTTTGTCCTAATTTGACATAATTTAAACCCACATCCATGAGAGTTTGCAGACGACTGACAGCGCGCGGAATATTCTCAAACACCTGCAACGCTTCCTCCACCGTCATATCCAACACATCTGCAATAGAATAACCCTTATATTGTACTTGTAAGGTTTCCCTATTATACCTAGCGCCCTTGCACACGTCACACTGCACATAAACATCAGGCAAAAAATTCATGGAAATAACGTTAACCCCTTGCCCCATACAGGCTTCACATCTTCCTCCCTTCACATTAAACGAAAAACGCCCAGCCTTATAACCCCTTGCCTTCGCTTCCACCGTGTGGGTGAATAACTCCCGAATCACGTCAAAAAGCCCCGTATAAGTAGCAGGATTTGAGCGCGGAGTGCGCCCGATGGGAGATTGATCGATGACAATTACCTTATCAATAGCTTCTATGCCTTCTAAAGCCCCTAACTGTTTAGGAAAAGGCACATTGCGATTAAGGTAATGTTGTAATGCAGGGTAAAGCAAATCATTAACCAAAGTTGATTTACCGCTACCAGATACCCCCGTAATACATACCAACTTCCCTAAGGGAATTTCCACATCGATATTTTTTAAATTATTGCGGTGACAATTTTGCAGAGTTAAAAACTTGCCGTTACCTTCCCTTCTGGTGGTGGGTATGTCAATTTTACGCCTTCCCGATAAATAAGCGCCCGTCACCGAATCTTCACAAGCCATCACCTCTTGCAAAGTACCTTGTACTACAATAGTACCACCATGAACCCCAGCCAAAGGACCAATATCGACAATATGATCAGCGCCCTTCATGGTATCCTCATCATGTTCCACCACAATCAAAGTATTATCAAGGTCTCGTAATTTTTTGAGAGTAGCCAAAAGACGATCATTATCCCGTTGATG
The nucleotide sequence above comes from Cyanobacterium sp. T60_A2020_053. Encoded proteins:
- a CDS encoding DUF3782 domain-containing protein translates to MTTTADDVWRLLAELTEAQKETEQRFQETDRRFQETKDILKEQSLETDRRFQETDRQITRLSKEIGNLGGKWGRFVENMVAPSCETLFLSRGIPVHQVSQRVKKRLDGDILEIDVLVTNENHVLVVEVKSSLGVNDVKDLIKDLQRFKRFFPEYSQKNLYGAVAGIEMEEGADKYAYRQGIFVLGQSGESVAIFNGDEFQPKAW
- a CDS encoding bile acid beta-glucosidase, with amino-acid sequence MLKIELPQIPSQAWQCEIGKTWDNPYTVRYSSNLDDGPNHGMPLGGMGAGCIGRSPSGDFNLWHIDGGNHTFQSLPACQFAVFEQPEGGEAQVYALNTNAPEDGSLSRWSWYPQGKGSYHALYPRSWFQYEGIFQSQLICEQFSPVWAGSYQESSYPVAVFEWSIHNPTDKPITMSILLSWQNSVGWFTNAIKSLDVKVRDDGSPVYEYQPRWGDSTGNLNQLIQDSFRVGCLFDRIRMGDEPKEGEGQWAFATTTNPTLEVFYHTRWNPKGDGSEIWDRFAYNGSLPDYQDETPAEPTEQIAGAIAIRFTIRPGKTKKIPFILSWDFPVTEFAQGINYFRRYTDFFGRNGRNVWAMIRTGLKHHDMWQNKIKLWQEPILNSSRYPEWLKMALFNELYLLTQGGTLWTAATETDPVGQFGILECIDYRWYESLDVRLYGSFALLQLFPRLEKAVMEAFSRAIPTADDTPRVIGYNGASAIRKAKGATPHDLGAPNEHPWVKSNYTSYQDCNLWKDLGSDFVLLVYRNYLLTGKNDQDFLWECWDSVVETLHYLKGFDLDNDGIPENGGAPDQTFDDWRLQGISAYCGGLWITALESALRIGNILLANPPVNPNLERENAQEEITASLVLFEDWLQRGRALYHDTLWNGQYYRLDTGSGSDVVMADQLSGQYYAQLLGLPDVVESQYVKTTLQTIYQSCYLNFHGGKFGIANGVKPDGSAEKENDTHPLEVWTGINFGIVAFMILNGMKEEGLQVAETVVNQIYDNGLQFRTPEAITAVNTFRASHYLRALGIWAIYHALNK
- a CDS encoding type II toxin-antitoxin system HicA family toxin gives rise to the protein MKSMTGKKLAQLLEKNGWKLIRIQGSHHIYSKTDVKVKISVPIHGNKDLKIGLLRYLLKQANLSEYL
- a CDS encoding type II toxin-antitoxin system HicB family antitoxin; this encodes MKIKVIIHSAEEGGYWAEVPSLPGCATQGDSFEELLQNLYEAIEGYLLVDTESLTLEDNSTVWEIAV
- a CDS encoding DNA cytosine methyltransferase; translation: MKVVSLFCGCGGLDLGFERAGHDIIWANDIDKNAIETYKKNFDITKTKLVLDSIENIDSKKIPNSDIIIGGFPCQGFSVANPYRKEEDTRNKLYLELLRVITDKQPKFFLAENVTGITNLGGYETVEDKKNKTGKVFKMILNDFQLAGYKVNWKIVNSADYGVPQLRKRVIIIGVRQDINFTYQFPKIIYKKDEYKTIRDAIFDLPREYCHKINNHQGSQHKVKVNNYLGNRQLDWNKPSPTILGRGGGTGGAVIHPHPDLHRRLTVRECARIQTFDDDFVFYGSNGSAYIQIGNAVPPKLAYYLASNFPIS